The DNA region GCTCTCTCCTCCATGTCATGATTCAAAACAAACACCACGCTCGGATCATGTGGCACTTGTGGTCTCTGCTGTTGCAAGCCCTccccgccgctgctgctacCACGTCCCTCCCCAGGATGATGTCTCCGCCAAGTAACAGTCCTATGCTCCTGAACTTCGACATCCACAGTCCCATCACTCATGCCGCCTTCGCTGTCAGTGCTGAGTCGTCCAGGAACTCGTCCCGGAACAACCAGGTCGGGCGCAACCTCCACCCAGACTTCGGCCTTGCGGATAGTATCCGCATATATGATCAAGACCGACATGATGGAAAgaggaacagcagcagcccaaaATATCCAAAACCTGGAACCAGAGGGGCCAAAAATCTCGCCCATGGACAAAATTCCAGAGACGATGGGTAGGGGAATGAGAATACCACCCATATAGCTGATCCGGTCCAACGCTCGTCGATTCTCCTCCGCCGAAGGCCGATATGCAAGCGCCCTTCTCAACCGCGCAGCTCTCACCGCGGTGCTGGGTATGCCAAAGCGAGTAACCGCCTTCTCGCGCACCTCGTTCTTTGGCTGCTGAAGCACAGGCGGGGTTGTCAATAACGTAGCTGGTGTCGACGCTGCCGATCTAGGTGAACAAGGTGATCTTCGGGAAGAAGGTGAGCCAGGTGAGCTAGGCAACATGGGAGCCGAAGCCGACTTGAGCGGAACAGGTCTCTTGATGGTGGGTAGAGACAAAAGCGAGATTCGCCGCTGTGCTCTGTCGAGAAGTCTTCTCCAGCATGGACTGctgccctcctcttcgttGAGCTCCAGAGATTGCAAGACCTGCCACCAAAACGCCATGGTATTGTCCGTGACGGGGTGAGAAGGCGACTCCAAAAACTCAAACAGCTCCAACCATCTGTCGTATGCCAAATCAAGCAACAGCTCTCTCAGAGATTTGTGATGCGTTTTGCCACTCAGTGTGCTCAGAAGAGAAGCTTCAAAGCTCCCAGCATCGTTGGTTTCGCTGTAAGGAGAGGGACTAGGTGGATCGCGAAAAGAAGCGACAGGCGTCCTCCATGGTGCCTTGCGAACCTTCCAAGAGCGTCTCCAGACTGGATTGTCCAAGAGGAGCAGGTGTCTCTGATCAGAGATGCGTAGGGCCATGCGGCAGAAAACGGCAGAGGTCTTTCCGCTGCTCGATGGGAGAGTTCTGACAGGTGGAGGGTGCACTGTGTCGGTCTCGTCCCTGTCGAGGCGGAGAGGCCTGAGTCCCTGCATCAGCTCTGGATACTCGAGAATGCTCCATCGTCTTTCGCTGCTGGAGGCCTGC from Podospora pseudocomata strain CBS 415.72m chromosome 3, whole genome shotgun sequence includes:
- a CDS encoding hypothetical protein (COG:S; EggNog:ENOG503PDQG); amino-acid sequence: MADFDSHPAYVVRRGQLVPLPTPKSLAEHLQKSTELEAGDWHDIVVLHGVSPKYADVLLLLNGSDSAFLESFASRREYRPFARSGLVNQQASSSERRWSILEYPELMQGLRPLRLDRDETDTVHPPPVRTLPSSSGKTSAVFCRMALRISDQRHLLLLDNPVWRRSWKVRKAPWRTPVASFRDPPSPSPYSETNDAGSFEASLLSTLSGKTHHKSLRELLLDLAYDRWLELFEFLESPSHPVTDNTMAFWWQVLQSLELNEEEGSSPCWRRLLDRAQRRISLLSLPTIKRPVPLKSASAPMLPSSPGSPSSRRSPCSPRSAASTPATLLTTPPVLQQPKNEVREKAVTRFGIPSTAVRAARLRRALAYRPSAEENRRALDRISYMGGILIPLPIVSGILSMGEIFGPSGSRFWIFWAAAVPLSIMSVLIIYADTIRKAEVWVEVAPDLVVPGRVPGRLSTDSEGGMSDGTVDVEVQEHRTVTWRRHHPGEGRGSSSGGEGLQQQRPQVPHDPSVVFVLNHDMEERAIGLPPESAAMATAAMEPDWDEDIDDAMLEVLPAAAGRNRNRPRIILQRSEDGHEKPKAWKRQELGWYGAMKSVMWKKPRALEDVPNGVIAYEREGKRKSKTF